In Nocardia asteroides, a single genomic region encodes these proteins:
- a CDS encoding ABC transporter permease, which translates to MEQFLAFGIVGLSTAAIYAIIGSGLVLTYTTTGVFNFAHGAAGMVSAFVYWQLSVGWGWPVPLALAAVLLVFAPGFGLLFGKALAPTQGLGDAEKLVMTIALLSGLIVVARWIWNPNESRSLPRFFADKSSIDLGVVTLTWHQALTMIVAIVVAVGLRVLLTRTRTGAEMRATVDDRALVGLTGADPRKANRIAWILGIELAAIGGILIAPTVTLDAAQLSLLIVSAYTAAIFGRLRNLPMVFLGAVVVGLLESYLTGYLPQNEYLPGLRLAAPALLLFLALLVFPHGRLRGRDRKLGAVPLPTLGGSAAFAAAVVVLGLMLASMLSEPDLITYGAMFAWGMIALSYVPLLGFAGQISLCQLSLAGIGAVAYGHLGPDGQWWALFAAMGITAVVGAVIAIPALRLSGVYMALATAAFAVILDRWIFTLPSFELFGVKISLFDQGSVSIVGPDLFGLKVETTAGITVFAAVCLALVGIGIALLRRSKYGRRLIALRDSEAAYATLGGNLLVARVLVFALSAAIAGLGGALYGMQISAVAPEQFNLVAGLPIFLIVTIAGLGAVGAGLFTGLVFAGPLNVIPVLWPGLLNLSQVLPSLGGILFGGGVLKDGAITPLRREWFPMLRDRLVAPLLIAVILGLWGLRLLETIDGWEFTGGVVLALIAARVWHSSRTRPAPDPAVVPVEWWGVKRPFKTEDEEVLDRAVTTGS; encoded by the coding sequence ATGGAACAGTTCCTCGCCTTCGGGATCGTCGGTCTCAGCACCGCGGCGATCTATGCCATCATCGGCAGCGGATTGGTGCTCACCTACACCACGACCGGCGTGTTCAACTTCGCGCACGGCGCGGCGGGCATGGTCTCGGCGTTCGTGTACTGGCAGCTCTCGGTGGGCTGGGGCTGGCCGGTGCCGCTGGCCCTTGCCGCCGTGCTGCTGGTCTTCGCCCCCGGTTTCGGGTTGCTCTTCGGCAAGGCGCTCGCGCCGACCCAGGGGCTCGGTGACGCCGAGAAGCTGGTGATGACGATCGCGCTGCTGAGCGGGCTCATCGTGGTGGCCCGCTGGATCTGGAATCCGAACGAATCCCGTTCGCTGCCCCGGTTCTTCGCGGACAAGTCGTCGATCGACCTCGGCGTGGTGACGCTCACCTGGCACCAGGCGCTCACCATGATCGTCGCGATCGTGGTCGCGGTCGGGCTGCGCGTGCTGCTGACCCGCACCAGGACCGGTGCGGAGATGCGGGCCACCGTCGACGACCGCGCGCTGGTCGGGCTGACCGGCGCCGACCCGCGCAAGGCCAATCGGATCGCCTGGATCCTCGGTATCGAGCTGGCCGCCATCGGCGGCATCCTGATCGCGCCGACGGTCACCCTGGACGCCGCGCAGCTCTCGCTGCTCATCGTCTCCGCCTACACCGCGGCGATCTTCGGCAGGCTGCGCAACCTGCCGATGGTGTTCCTCGGCGCGGTCGTGGTCGGCCTGCTGGAGAGCTACCTGACCGGCTACCTGCCGCAGAACGAGTACCTGCCCGGCCTCCGGCTGGCGGCGCCCGCGCTGCTGCTCTTCCTGGCGCTGCTCGTCTTCCCGCACGGCCGGCTTCGCGGGCGGGACCGCAAGCTCGGCGCGGTGCCGCTGCCCACCCTCGGCGGCTCGGCCGCCTTCGCGGCCGCGGTGGTCGTGCTCGGGCTGATGCTCGCGAGCATGCTCAGCGAGCCGGACCTGATCACCTACGGGGCGATGTTCGCCTGGGGCATGATCGCGCTCTCCTACGTGCCGCTGCTCGGCTTCGCCGGGCAGATCTCGCTCTGCCAGCTCAGCCTGGCCGGGATCGGCGCGGTGGCCTACGGGCACCTCGGGCCGGACGGCCAGTGGTGGGCGCTCTTCGCCGCCATGGGCATCACCGCGGTGGTCGGGGCGGTGATCGCGATCCCGGCGCTGCGGCTCTCCGGCGTCTACATGGCGCTGGCGACCGCCGCCTTCGCGGTGATCCTTGACCGCTGGATCTTCACGCTGCCCTCGTTCGAGCTGTTCGGGGTGAAGATCTCGCTGTTCGACCAGGGCTCGGTCTCCATCGTCGGCCCCGACCTGTTCGGGCTGAAGGTCGAGACCACAGCGGGGATCACGGTCTTCGCCGCGGTCTGCCTGGCCCTGGTCGGAATCGGGATCGCGCTGCTGCGGCGCAGCAAGTACGGCCGCAGGCTGATCGCGCTGCGCGACAGCGAGGCCGCCTACGCCACGCTCGGCGGCAACCTGCTGGTCGCGCGGGTGCTGGTCTTCGCGCTGAGCGCGGCCATCGCCGGGCTCGGCGGCGCGCTCTACGGCATGCAGATCAGCGCGGTGGCGCCGGAGCAGTTCAACCTGGTCGCCGGGTTGCCGATCTTCCTGATCGTCACCATCGCCGGGCTGGGCGCGGTCGGCGCCGGGCTCTTCACCGGCCTGGTCTTCGCCGGGCCGCTGAACGTCATCCCGGTGCTCTGGCCGGGGCTGCTCAACCTCTCGCAGGTGCTGCCCTCGCTCGGCGGCATCCTGTTCGGCGGCGGCGTGCTCAAGGATGGCGCGATCACCCCGCTGCGCCGCGAGTGGTTCCCGATGCTGCGCGACCGGCTGGTCGCCCCGCTGCTCATCGCCGTGATCCTCGGGCTCTGGGGGCTGCGGCTGCTGGAGACCATCGACGGCTGGGAGTTCACCGGGGGCGTCGTGCTCGCGCTGATCGCCGCCCGGGTCTGGCACAGCTCGCGCACCAGGCCCGCCCCGGATCCGGCGGTCGTTCCGGTCGAGTGGTGGGGCGTGAAACGGCCGTTCAAGACCGAGGACGAGGAGGTGCTGGACCGTGCCGTCACTACTGGAAGTTGA
- a CDS encoding acyl-CoA dehydrogenase family protein, whose translation MNFELSEDQQLIRSSVAELCRKFDDNYWMEKDRAHEFPTEFYETIASGGWLGITIPEEYGGHGLGITEATLLAEEVSRSGGGMNAASSIHMSIFGMHPVVVHGSEELKQRTLPRVAAGDLHVCFGVTEPGAGLDTPRITTSARRDGDHYVINGRKVWISKALESEKILLLTRTTPYSEVTKKTDGMTLFLTDLNRDHVDIRPIAKMGRNAVSSNELFIDDLRVPVEDRVGEEGQGFRYLLDGLNPERMLIAAEALGLGRVSLDRAARYAKERVVFDRPIGQNQGIQFPLADSLAHLDAAELMLRKATWRYDNGKPCGREANTAKYLCADAGFTAADRALQTHGGMGYSEEYHVARYFREARVMRIAPVSQEMILNYLGTHGLGLPRSY comes from the coding sequence ATGAACTTCGAACTGTCCGAGGATCAGCAGCTGATCCGGTCGTCGGTGGCCGAGTTGTGCCGCAAATTCGACGACAACTACTGGATGGAGAAGGACCGGGCGCACGAATTCCCGACGGAGTTCTACGAGACCATCGCGAGCGGCGGCTGGCTCGGCATCACCATCCCCGAGGAGTACGGCGGGCACGGCCTCGGCATCACCGAGGCGACGCTGCTCGCCGAGGAGGTCTCCCGCTCCGGCGGCGGCATGAACGCCGCCAGCTCGATCCACATGTCGATCTTCGGCATGCACCCGGTGGTCGTGCACGGCTCCGAGGAGCTCAAGCAGCGCACCCTGCCCCGGGTCGCCGCGGGCGACCTGCACGTGTGCTTCGGCGTCACCGAACCGGGGGCCGGGCTGGACACGCCGCGGATCACCACCTCGGCCAGGCGCGACGGCGACCACTACGTGATCAACGGCCGCAAGGTGTGGATCTCCAAGGCGCTGGAGTCGGAGAAGATCCTGCTGCTCACCCGCACCACGCCCTACAGCGAGGTGACCAAGAAGACCGACGGCATGACGCTGTTCCTCACCGACCTGAACCGCGATCACGTCGACATCCGGCCGATCGCCAAGATGGGCCGCAACGCGGTGAGCTCCAACGAGCTCTTCATCGACGACCTGCGGGTTCCGGTCGAGGACCGGGTGGGCGAGGAGGGGCAGGGCTTCCGGTACCTGCTCGACGGGCTGAACCCGGAGCGGATGCTGATCGCCGCCGAGGCGCTCGGGCTCGGCCGCGTCTCGCTGGACCGCGCCGCGCGCTACGCCAAGGAGCGGGTCGTCTTCGACCGGCCGATCGGGCAGAACCAGGGCATCCAGTTCCCGCTCGCCGACTCGCTGGCGCACCTGGACGCCGCCGAGCTCATGCTCCGCAAGGCCACCTGGCGCTACGACAACGGCAAACCCTGTGGCCGCGAGGCGAACACGGCCAAGTACCTGTGCGCCGACGCCGGCTTCACCGCCGCCGACCGCGCGCTGCAGACCCACGGCGGCATGGGGTACTCGGAGGAGTACCACGTCGCCCGCTACTTCCGGGAGGCGCGCGTCATGCGGATCGCCCCCGTGAGCCAAGAAATGATCTTGAACTACCTGGGCACGCACGGCCTGGGACTGCCGAGGAGCTACTGA
- a CDS encoding enoyl-CoA hydratase/isomerase family protein: MSSPDGAVLLTDDHDGVRTLTLNRPHRRNAIDAELWQALADAFRTVATDRTVRALVLQGAGSAFCSGADISVPDNAHPIYRMRALTDVAVLLNELPLPTIAKVTGPAIGAGWNLALGCDLVVAAASATFAQVFTKRGLTMDLGGSWLLPKLAGMQQAKRLTMLAETIDATEAKALNLVTWVVPDAEIDPFTDELAHRLAAGPPVALAQTKALLHEGADHTLRQALSAEARAQGLNFATADAPEAFAAFAERREPRFTGRWTIHRPPIRPENGS; encoded by the coding sequence GTGAGCAGCCCGGACGGCGCCGTCCTGCTGACCGACGACCACGACGGCGTCCGGACGTTGACCCTGAACCGCCCGCACCGCAGAAACGCCATCGACGCCGAGCTCTGGCAGGCCCTGGCCGACGCCTTCCGCACGGTGGCGACCGACCGCACCGTGCGGGCTCTGGTACTCCAGGGCGCGGGCTCGGCATTCTGTTCGGGCGCCGACATCTCGGTCCCCGACAACGCCCACCCCATCTACCGCATGCGCGCCCTCACGGACGTGGCGGTCCTCCTGAACGAACTGCCACTGCCGACCATCGCGAAGGTCACCGGCCCGGCCATCGGCGCGGGCTGGAACCTGGCGCTCGGTTGCGACCTCGTGGTCGCCGCCGCATCGGCGACCTTCGCCCAGGTCTTCACCAAGCGCGGCCTGACGATGGACCTCGGCGGCTCCTGGCTCCTTCCCAAACTGGCGGGCATGCAGCAGGCCAAACGCCTCACCATGCTCGCCGAAACCATCGACGCCACCGAGGCGAAAGCCCTCAACCTCGTCACCTGGGTCGTCCCCGACGCCGAGATCGACCCCTTCACCGACGAGCTCGCGCACCGACTGGCCGCGGGCCCCCCGGTGGCACTGGCCCAGACCAAAGCCCTCCTGCACGAGGGCGCCGATCACACCCTGCGCCAGGCCCTCAGCGCCGAGGCCCGCGCCCAGGGCCTCAATTTCGCCACGGCGGACGCGCCGGAAGCCTTCGCCGCGTTCGCCGAACGACGGGAGCCGCGATTCACCGGGCGGTGGACCATCCACCGCCCGCCGATCCGCCCCGAGAACGGGAGCTGA
- a CDS encoding ABC transporter ATP-binding protein, whose product MTTGFTAEAVSANGSGPAPLLALDGVKAAYDAITVLHGVDLEVRAGQVVALLGPNGAGKTTALSVISGTHPAAAGRLLLGGRDVTGANPRDLARAGVCLIPEGRGVFPNLTVRDNLLMMTFTGRPRAEIEEIAFSRFPILGERANQLAGTMSGGEQQMLALARGLVTDPAVLLLDELSMGLAPLVVGRLYEEVAEIARQGVAVLVVEQFAAAVLDIADHAAVLVRGRVVRQGHPDDGIRNELAALYLGSHTP is encoded by the coding sequence ATGACCACCGGATTCACGGCGGAGGCCGTGTCGGCCAACGGCTCCGGACCGGCGCCGCTGCTCGCCCTGGACGGCGTCAAGGCCGCCTACGACGCCATCACCGTGCTGCACGGCGTCGACCTCGAGGTGCGGGCCGGACAGGTGGTGGCGCTGCTCGGGCCGAACGGCGCGGGCAAGACCACCGCGCTCAGCGTCATCTCCGGCACGCACCCGGCCGCCGCGGGCAGGCTGCTGCTCGGCGGCCGCGACGTCACCGGCGCCAACCCGCGCGACCTGGCCAGGGCGGGCGTCTGCCTGATCCCGGAGGGGCGCGGCGTCTTCCCGAACCTGACCGTGCGCGACAACCTGCTCATGATGACCTTCACCGGGCGCCCCCGCGCGGAGATCGAGGAGATCGCGTTCAGCCGCTTCCCGATCCTCGGCGAACGGGCGAACCAGCTGGCGGGCACCATGTCCGGCGGCGAGCAGCAGATGCTGGCGCTGGCCCGCGGCCTGGTCACCGACCCGGCGGTGCTGCTGCTCGACGAGCTCTCCATGGGGCTGGCGCCGCTGGTGGTCGGCCGGCTGTACGAGGAGGTCGCGGAGATCGCGCGGCAGGGCGTCGCGGTGCTCGTGGTCGAGCAGTTCGCCGCCGCCGTGCTCGACATCGCCGACCACGCCGCCGTGCTGGTGCGCGGCCGGGTGGTGCGCCAGGGCCACCCGGACGACGGAATCCGCAACGAATTGGCCGCCCTCTACCTAGGAAGTCACACCCCATGA
- a CDS encoding ABC transporter substrate-binding protein, translated as MKPQRTVVALMAIALLIAGCGRDGGSREETPTGGGNAPAASGDFGSLSDVCKPGSPGASSAQGVSDTEIEVGVFSDIGFTKNPDFVDAAKVFTSWCNAAGGINGRKISTNLRDAKLMEVRQRMLEACREDFFLVGGSAALDGLGVKDRLNCLLPEFPAQVTQTANTGSDLQLNAGSTMSENVNPYTGFQDWLINTAYPDSKGAIGMINGDNPITKVMGEKLTESLKAAGATITYSDLYPISGVPDWTPYAQAIKAANVKGLIFFGEFRYLAKLEEVLTSMNYKLDWIDANSNSYNEIFLDAAKTSLGFQNNVADLTDTAPLSAAAKVPAVQQLKDLYAQYSPDSDITFQGLKAFGAWLLFAKAATACGDDLTRACVYNTAAKETKWTGGGLQAPVDLSKPFAEQPRCFNVQQATPDGWKPADFKPNTEGVFNCGFTPYKYTADFGKPLTLADVGKSIADLK; from the coding sequence GTGAAACCGCAGCGAACAGTCGTCGCCCTGATGGCGATCGCGCTCCTGATAGCGGGGTGCGGTCGTGATGGCGGCTCCCGCGAGGAGACCCCGACCGGCGGTGGCAACGCCCCGGCAGCCTCCGGTGACTTCGGCTCCCTGAGCGATGTCTGCAAGCCGGGCAGCCCCGGGGCCTCGTCGGCCCAGGGCGTCTCCGACACCGAGATCGAGGTCGGCGTCTTCTCCGACATCGGTTTCACCAAGAACCCCGACTTCGTTGATGCCGCCAAGGTCTTCACCTCCTGGTGCAACGCCGCGGGCGGCATCAACGGCCGCAAGATCTCGACGAACCTGCGCGATGCCAAGCTCATGGAGGTGCGCCAGCGCATGCTGGAGGCCTGCCGGGAGGACTTCTTCCTGGTCGGCGGCAGCGCCGCGCTGGACGGGCTCGGCGTCAAGGACCGGCTGAACTGCCTGCTCCCCGAGTTCCCCGCGCAGGTCACCCAGACCGCGAACACCGGCTCGGACCTGCAGCTGAACGCGGGCTCGACGATGTCGGAGAACGTGAACCCCTACACCGGCTTCCAGGATTGGCTGATCAACACCGCCTACCCGGACTCCAAGGGCGCGATCGGCATGATCAACGGTGACAATCCGATCACCAAGGTGATGGGCGAGAAGCTCACCGAGTCGCTCAAGGCGGCGGGCGCGACCATCACCTACAGCGATCTGTACCCGATCTCCGGCGTGCCGGACTGGACCCCCTACGCGCAGGCGATCAAGGCCGCGAACGTCAAGGGGCTCATCTTCTTCGGCGAGTTCCGCTACCTCGCGAAGCTCGAAGAGGTGCTGACCAGCATGAACTATAAGCTGGACTGGATCGACGCGAACTCCAACTCCTACAACGAGATCTTCCTGGACGCCGCCAAGACCTCGCTCGGCTTCCAGAACAACGTGGCCGACCTGACCGACACCGCGCCGCTCTCGGCCGCGGCGAAGGTGCCCGCGGTACAGCAGTTGAAGGATCTGTACGCGCAGTACTCACCGGACAGCGACATCACCTTCCAGGGGCTCAAGGCCTTCGGCGCCTGGCTGCTCTTCGCCAAGGCGGCCACCGCCTGCGGCGACGACCTGACCCGCGCCTGCGTCTACAACACCGCGGCGAAGGAGACGAAGTGGACCGGCGGCGGGCTGCAGGCCCCCGTCGACCTCTCCAAGCCCTTCGCCGAGCAGCCGCGCTGCTTCAACGTGCAGCAGGCCACCCCCGACGGCTGGAAGCCGGCGGACTTCAAGCCGAACACCGAGGGCGTCTTCAACTGCGGCTTCACGCCGTACAAGTACACCGCCGACTTCGGCAAGCCGCTGACCCTCGCCGACGTCGGCAAGAGCATCGCCGATCTGAAGTGA
- a CDS encoding ABC transporter ATP-binding protein, producing the protein MPSLLEVDDVTVVFGGNRALDRAGLRAERGAVTGLIGPNGAGKSTLFDVICGLRNPTTGSVAIGGKDVTKLGPARRAKHGLARTFQRLELFGRLSVRDNLLVAAELGPAKRKAAQVVTEIIERLALHHVADHSADELPTGTARLVEVGRAIAARPHLILLDEPAAGQDHTETDRFAGLLRSLADDGTAVLLVEHDMGLVMNVCDELYVLDLGKIIASGPPAVVRSDASVLAAYLGEV; encoded by the coding sequence GTGCCGTCACTACTGGAAGTTGACGACGTGACCGTGGTGTTCGGCGGCAACCGGGCGCTGGACCGCGCCGGGCTGCGCGCCGAGCGCGGCGCCGTCACCGGGCTGATCGGCCCGAACGGCGCGGGCAAGAGCACGTTGTTCGACGTGATCTGCGGCCTGCGCAACCCGACCACCGGCAGCGTCGCGATCGGCGGCAAGGACGTCACCAAGCTCGGTCCCGCGCGCCGCGCCAAGCACGGGCTGGCCCGCACCTTCCAGCGGCTCGAACTCTTCGGCCGGCTGAGCGTGCGGGACAACCTGCTGGTCGCCGCGGAGCTGGGCCCGGCCAAGCGCAAGGCGGCCCAGGTGGTCACCGAGATCATCGAGCGGCTCGCGCTGCACCACGTCGCCGACCACTCGGCCGACGAGCTGCCCACCGGCACCGCGCGGCTGGTCGAGGTCGGGCGGGCCATCGCGGCCAGGCCGCACCTGATCCTGCTGGACGAGCCCGCCGCCGGCCAGGACCACACCGAGACCGACCGCTTCGCCGGGCTGCTCCGCTCGCTCGCCGACGACGGCACCGCGGTGCTGCTGGTCGAGCACGACATGGGGCTGGTCATGAACGTCTGCGACGAGCTCTACGTGCTCGATCTCGGCAAGATCATCGCCTCCGGCCCGCCCGCGGTGGTCCGCTCGGACGCCTCCGTGCTCGCCGCGTACCTGGGGGAAGTATGA
- a CDS encoding SDR family NAD(P)-dependent oxidoreductase, translating to MAQRNLFDLTGRSALVTGAAGGIGSAVAEALAAAGAAVLVTDLDGAAAAAVAEKITGNGGTAASFALNVTDRDAAGEAGERAAALTGGTLHIVVNNAGVTAPAMFKDTTAESVRQLFEIHALGTVNVTQGALPFLATDGTGRVINVTSAAGLVGTLGQVNYSAAKAAIIGITKSLAKEFARKQILVNALAPLAATPMTATIRTDDRFAPAMLDRILLRRWAEPEEVAGAFVFLASDAASFITGQVLPVDGGTVI from the coding sequence ATGGCGCAGCGCAACCTGTTCGACCTCACCGGCCGTTCGGCCCTGGTGACCGGCGCGGCCGGCGGCATCGGCTCGGCGGTGGCCGAGGCGCTCGCCGCCGCGGGCGCGGCGGTGCTGGTGACCGACCTGGACGGTGCCGCGGCAGCCGCGGTTGCCGAGAAGATTACGGGAAACGGCGGCACCGCGGCGAGTTTCGCGCTGAACGTGACCGATCGGGACGCGGCGGGCGAGGCGGGTGAGCGCGCCGCCGCGCTCACCGGCGGCACGCTGCACATCGTGGTGAACAACGCGGGCGTCACCGCGCCTGCCATGTTCAAGGACACCACCGCGGAGTCGGTGCGCCAGCTCTTCGAGATCCACGCGCTCGGCACGGTGAACGTCACCCAGGGGGCGCTGCCCTTCCTGGCCACCGACGGCACCGGGCGGGTCATCAACGTCACCTCGGCGGCCGGGCTCGTCGGCACGCTGGGGCAGGTGAACTACTCGGCGGCCAAGGCGGCGATCATCGGGATCACCAAGTCGCTGGCGAAGGAGTTCGCGCGCAAGCAGATCCTGGTGAACGCGCTGGCCCCGCTGGCGGCCACCCCGATGACCGCGACCATCCGCACCGACGACCGCTTCGCGCCCGCGATGCTGGACCGGATCCTGCTGCGCCGCTGGGCCGAGCCGGAGGAGGTCGCGGGGGCGTTCGTCTTCCTCGCCTCGGACGCGGCGTCGTTCATCACCGGGCAGGTGCTGCCGGTGGACGGCGGCACGGTGATCTGA
- a CDS encoding nuclear transport factor 2 family protein: protein MSRSDDLLEIQQTLARYAVTITKGDIEGLLAVFTPDGSYSAFGDTYTLDLFPDLVAAAPKGLFLTGLPVLEIDGDTAEGTQPLCFIDQSTHDMRIGYYTDALVRTADGWRIKTRRMTFIRRSGDHDSGIPHAFERTKG, encoded by the coding sequence ATGTCCAGAAGTGACGACCTGCTGGAGATCCAGCAGACACTGGCCCGGTACGCGGTGACCATCACCAAGGGCGATATCGAGGGGCTGCTCGCGGTCTTCACCCCGGACGGCAGCTACAGCGCCTTCGGCGACACCTACACCCTCGACCTCTTCCCCGACCTCGTCGCGGCGGCGCCCAAGGGGCTCTTCCTGACCGGGCTCCCGGTGCTGGAGATCGACGGCGACACCGCCGAGGGCACCCAGCCGCTCTGCTTCATCGACCAGAGCACGCACGACATGCGCATCGGGTACTACACCGACGCGCTGGTGCGCACCGCGGACGGGTGGCGGATCAAGACGCGGCGGATGACCTTCATCCGGCGCAGCGGGGATCACGACTCCGGGATTCCGCACGCCTTCGAGCGCACCAAGGGATGA
- a CDS encoding CaiB/BaiF CoA transferase family protein, with protein sequence MGPLAGVTVVALEQAVSAPMCTRTLADFGARVIKVENPAGGDFARHYDDVVLGQAAHFVWVNRGKESVALDLKSEAGVAVLHRLLAEADVLVSNLAPGAVGRLGLSSAELAEKYPELISVEIDGFGAGGPLSHKRAYDLLVQAESGVCAVTGTADAPAKPGPPMADVTTGLYAALSILAALYERDRARGGAAAGGASIAVSLFDTMAEMMGYHLTYARHSGIDQLPLGMSSPAVAPYGAYPTRDGRTVVLGTTNDREWQRLATAVIDRPDLAADDRFRTNPGRTGHRAELDEAIAAWCARHDLADIQRVADAAGIGNSRYNRPSEVLNHPQLVQRDRWREIDTPAGPIPSLLPPAILSGFDPPMNPVPGLGEHTDTVLAEFGYDAGEIATLRSSAVIGGESRAEATP encoded by the coding sequence ATGGGGCCGCTCGCGGGCGTCACCGTCGTCGCGCTGGAGCAGGCGGTCTCGGCGCCCATGTGCACCCGCACGCTGGCCGACTTCGGGGCGCGGGTGATCAAGGTGGAGAACCCGGCGGGCGGGGATTTCGCCAGGCACTACGACGACGTCGTGCTCGGGCAGGCGGCGCACTTCGTCTGGGTGAACCGGGGGAAGGAGTCGGTGGCGCTGGATCTCAAATCCGAGGCCGGCGTCGCCGTTCTGCACCGGCTGCTCGCCGAGGCCGACGTGCTGGTGTCGAATCTGGCGCCGGGTGCGGTCGGGCGGCTCGGGTTGTCCTCGGCCGAGCTGGCCGAGAAGTACCCGGAGCTGATCTCGGTGGAGATCGACGGGTTCGGGGCCGGTGGACCGCTCTCGCACAAGCGGGCCTACGACCTGCTCGTGCAGGCGGAGTCCGGGGTGTGCGCGGTGACCGGCACCGCCGACGCGCCCGCCAAACCCGGGCCGCCCATGGCCGACGTGACCACGGGTTTGTACGCCGCACTGTCCATCCTCGCCGCGCTGTACGAGCGGGACCGTGCTCGTGGTGGCGCGGCAGCCGGCGGCGCGAGTATCGCGGTGAGCCTGTTCGACACGATGGCCGAGATGATGGGGTACCACCTGACCTACGCCAGGCACTCCGGCATCGACCAGCTGCCGCTGGGGATGAGCTCGCCCGCGGTGGCGCCGTACGGCGCCTACCCGACCCGCGACGGCCGCACCGTCGTCCTCGGCACCACCAACGACCGCGAATGGCAGCGCCTCGCCACCGCCGTCATCGACCGCCCCGACCTCGCCGCCGACGACCGCTTCCGGACCAACCCCGGCCGCACCGGGCACCGCGCCGAACTCGACGAAGCCATCGCCGCCTGGTGCGCCCGGCACGACCTCGCCGACATCCAGCGCGTCGCCGACGCCGCCGGGATCGGCAACTCCCGGTACAACCGCCCCAGCGAGGTCCTGAACCACCCCCAGCTGGTCCAGCGCGACCGCTGGCGCGAGATCGACACCCCCGCGGGCCCCATCCCCTCCCTGCTGCCCCCCGCGATCCTCTCCGGCTTCGACCCCCCGATGAACCCGGTCCCCGGCCTCGGTGAACACACCGACACGGTCCTCGCCGAGTTCGGCTACGACGCGGGGGAGATAGCGACCCTGCGGTCGTCGGCGGTCATCGGCGGCGAGTCCCGAGCCGAGGCCACCCCGTGA
- a CDS encoding metal-dependent hydrolase family protein encodes MLTLEAAGLLDVDSGEIVRPGILHIEGDRIVGVGGPARGEVVDLGDLILLPGLLDMEVNLLMGGRGETGLSSSVKDDPALRVLRAVGNARRTLRAGFTTVRNLGLFVKTGGYLLDVALGKAIDQGWIEGPRIVPAGHAITPTGGHLDPTMFAAFAPDVLKLTVEEGLANGVDEVRKAVRYQIKHGAQLIKICVSGGVMSLTGAPGAQHYSDEELRAIVDEAHRRGLRVAAHTHGADAVKHAVAAGIDCIEHGFLIDDEAIDLMVEHGTWLVPTTRLADAMDVSKAEPELQAKAALMFPKARTSVLAAYKAGVKIAVGTDAPAIPHGRNADELVALVERGLPAVDVLRAATIRGAELIGVEDRGRLAEGLLADVIGIPGDPIEDITHTRDVRFVMKGGKIHVQK; translated from the coding sequence GTGCTGACGCTCGAGGCGGCTGGGCTGCTCGATGTCGACTCCGGTGAGATCGTCCGGCCCGGCATCCTGCACATCGAGGGCGATCGGATCGTCGGGGTCGGTGGTCCGGCGCGGGGTGAGGTCGTCGATCTCGGCGATCTCATCCTGCTGCCGGGGCTGCTCGACATGGAGGTCAACCTGCTGATGGGCGGGCGCGGCGAGACCGGGCTCTCCTCCAGCGTGAAGGACGACCCGGCGCTGCGCGTGCTGCGCGCCGTCGGCAACGCGCGGCGCACGCTGCGCGCGGGGTTCACCACGGTGCGCAACCTCGGGCTCTTCGTCAAGACCGGCGGCTACCTGCTCGACGTCGCGCTCGGCAAGGCGATCGACCAGGGCTGGATCGAGGGGCCGCGGATCGTGCCCGCCGGGCACGCCATCACCCCCACCGGCGGGCACCTGGACCCGACCATGTTCGCCGCCTTCGCCCCCGACGTGCTCAAGCTGACCGTCGAGGAGGGGCTCGCCAACGGCGTCGACGAGGTGCGCAAGGCCGTCCGGTACCAGATCAAGCACGGCGCGCAGCTGATCAAGATCTGCGTCTCCGGCGGGGTCATGTCGCTCACCGGCGCGCCCGGCGCGCAACACTACTCGGACGAGGAGCTGCGCGCCATCGTCGACGAGGCGCACCGCCGCGGGCTCAGGGTCGCCGCGCACACGCACGGCGCGGACGCGGTCAAGCACGCCGTCGCGGCAGGCATCGACTGCATCGAGCACGGCTTCCTCATCGACGACGAGGCCATCGACCTCATGGTCGAGCACGGCACCTGGCTGGTGCCGACCACCCGGCTCGCCGACGCCATGGACGTGTCGAAGGCCGAGCCGGAGCTGCAGGCCAAGGCCGCGCTGATGTTCCCCAAGGCCCGCACCTCGGTGCTGGCCGCGTACAAGGCCGGGGTGAAGATCGCCGTCGGCACCGACGCGCCCGCGATCCCGCACGGCCGCAATGCCGACGAACTGGTGGCGCTGGTGGAGCGCGGACTGCCCGCGGTGGACGTGCTGCGCGCGGCCACGATCCGCGGCGCCGAGCTGATCGGCGTCGAGGACCGCGGGCGGCTCGCCGAGGGGTTGCTGGCCGACGTGATCGGCATCCCCGGCGACCCGATCGAGGACATCACGCACACCAGGGACGTGCGGTTCGTGATGAAAGGCGGAAAGATCCATGTCCAGAAGTGA